A part of Oryctolagus cuniculus chromosome 15, mOryCun1.1, whole genome shotgun sequence genomic DNA contains:
- the LOC108178468 gene encoding coiled-coil-helix-coiled-coil-helix domain-containing protein 5, with translation MSIARCTSTHPIIRQIRRARAESFEAFEECLRQNESAAGNCAEPVRRFLQCTEQVQLPQSSTTVEAQPLPAS, from the coding sequence ATGAGCATCGCCCGATGCACGTCCACCCACCCAATCATCCGCCAGATCCGCCGGGCCCGTGCTGAGTCCTTCGAGGCCTTTGAGGAGTGTCTTCGCCAGAACGAGTCAGCTGCGGGCAACTGCGCAGAGCCCGTGCGCCGCTTCCTGCAGTGCACCGAGCAGGTGCAGCTGCCACAGTCGTCCACCACCGTGGAGGCACAGCCGCTTCCCGCCTCCTGA